One genomic region from Candidatus Nitrosopumilus koreensis AR1 encodes:
- a CDS encoding 50S ribosomal protein L3, with the protein MGARKRHSPRRGSLAYSPRVRAKSMEARIRAWPKLDSEEPKILAHCGFKAGCVQIVSIDDREKVPNAGKQLVSLGTVLVTPPVLILGIRGYSKDHDGLHAEFDVYAEDIPKNIAKEISLKNKQENALDNAEKSLKKIKEIFAIVAVSPSAAGLEQKKPYVFEASVSGGDIPKQFAHVKELLGKEIKIDQIFETGASVDVAAITKGKGWQGVLKRWNVKKKQHKSRKTVREVGSLGPISPQSVMYTVPRAGQFGFHQRIEYDKRIMIMGNTEEDKLKINPDGGYKHFGLVKGDFIILKGSVPGTYRRLIKLRSQIRNVPAKVNKPNILEVVI; encoded by the coding sequence ATGGGTGCTAGAAAAAGACATTCACCACGTAGAGGAAGCCTTGCGTATTCACCTAGAGTACGTGCCAAAAGCATGGAGGCTAGAATCCGAGCATGGCCAAAATTAGATTCAGAAGAGCCAAAAATTTTAGCTCATTGTGGTTTCAAAGCAGGTTGTGTTCAGATTGTCAGCATTGATGATCGTGAAAAAGTACCTAATGCAGGAAAACAACTAGTAAGTCTTGGAACAGTTTTAGTTACACCCCCAGTTCTGATTTTAGGAATCAGAGGATATTCAAAAGATCATGACGGATTACATGCCGAGTTTGATGTTTATGCAGAAGACATTCCAAAAAATATTGCCAAAGAGATTTCACTAAAAAACAAACAAGAAAACGCATTAGATAATGCAGAAAAAAGTTTGAAAAAAATTAAAGAGATTTTTGCAATTGTTGCAGTTTCTCCAAGTGCTGCAGGACTAGAGCAAAAGAAACCATATGTCTTTGAGGCTTCAGTTAGCGGAGGAGACATACCAAAACAATTTGCACATGTCAAAGAATTACTCGGAAAAGAAATTAAAATTGATCAAATTTTTGAAACTGGTGCAAGTGTTGACGTTGCAGCAATTACAAAAGGTAAAGGTTGGCAAGGCGTTTTGAAAAGATGGAACGTAAAGAAAAAGCAACACAAATCAAGAAAGACTGTTAGAGAAGTTGGTTCACTAGGTCCAATATCTCCACAGAGTGTCATGTATACAGTTCCAAGAGCGGGACAATTTGGATTCCATCAAAGAATAGAATATGATAAACGAATTATGATTATGGGCAATACTGAAGAGGATAAATTAAAAATAAATCCAGATGGAGGTTACAAACATTTTGGTTTAGTTAAAGGAGATTTCATTATTCTAAAAGGTTCAGTTCCTGGAACATATAGGAGATTGATTAAACTAAGAAGTCAAATCAGAAATGTTCCAGCCAAAGTTAACAAACCAAATATCTTGGAGGTAGTAATATGA
- a CDS encoding putative RNA uridine N3 methyltransferase, translated as MKLSVAIPESSLSDESLKIDKTRKISVLARACAIFKIETIYVYQEGNNKQDGNLMVMILKYLETPQFLRRRLFPKMNDLKFAGVLQPLRIPSHVTPANPKKITRGDVREGIVVSVKGKRFVDVGINQLIPFFGKTPIGKRVTIQFKEGYPKFSIKEITRNEAPEYWGYAVKERANLFSLLSEWKGNIIITSRKGKTATKEQIAKYTKSDQPTLVVFGSPEKGVHEILGGKMKNVQNAKSLNFFPNQATQTVRLEEALLGTLSIINAQSTS; from the coding sequence TTGAAATTATCTGTTGCAATTCCCGAATCGTCACTATCTGATGAATCATTAAAGATAGACAAGACTAGAAAAATTTCTGTTTTAGCAAGAGCATGTGCTATTTTTAAAATTGAAACAATCTATGTCTACCAAGAAGGAAACAACAAACAAGATGGAAATCTGATGGTCATGATTTTAAAATATTTAGAGACACCTCAATTTTTGAGAAGAAGATTATTCCCAAAGATGAATGACTTGAAGTTTGCAGGAGTCTTACAACCATTAAGAATTCCAAGCCACGTTACACCTGCAAACCCAAAAAAAATAACCAGGGGGGACGTTAGAGAAGGAATAGTAGTAAGTGTAAAAGGAAAACGATTTGTGGATGTAGGAATAAACCAACTGATTCCATTTTTTGGAAAGACTCCTATAGGAAAAAGAGTGACAATACAATTCAAAGAAGGATATCCAAAGTTTTCAATCAAAGAGATAACTCGAAACGAGGCCCCAGAATATTGGGGTTATGCAGTAAAAGAAAGGGCAAACTTGTTTTCATTATTATCTGAATGGAAAGGAAACATCATCATCACATCAAGAAAAGGAAAGACTGCAACAAAAGAGCAGATTGCAAAATACACAAAATCAGATCAGCCAACACTAGTAGTGTTTGGATCTCCTGAAAAAGGAGTTCATGAAATACTAGGAGGAAAAATGAAAAATGTTCAAAATGCAAAGTCTTTGAACTTTTTCCCAAACCAAGCTACGCAAACAGTACGTCTAGAAGAAGCATTACTTGGAACATTATCAATAATCAATGCACAAAGCACATCATAG
- the psmA gene encoding archaeal proteasome endopeptidase complex subunit alpha gives MLPAQQGYDRAITVFSPDGRLYQVEYAIETVRRGTIAIGVKCKDGIVIAVEEKPRKLQISKNAQKIFQIDDHVGVAAAGYIPDARSQVDNARYFSQSNKMIYDEPVEVETIAKHLADQSQQYTQYAGVRPFGVALILGGVVNNKPQLYMTDPSGTYISYDAIAIGSGSDQVTDFLEKTYKNDLSLDDASTLACAGIYLSSEDKEGTSHIRMAHIKTDSGLYEIVSEEQIANYAKTAKEKYPHDKN, from the coding sequence ATGCTTCCTGCACAACAAGGTTACGATAGAGCTATTACAGTATTCTCACCAGACGGCAGATTATACCAAGTCGAATATGCAATTGAGACAGTAAGAAGAGGAACAATTGCAATTGGTGTCAAATGCAAAGACGGCATCGTAATAGCAGTAGAAGAAAAGCCAAGAAAATTACAAATTTCTAAAAATGCTCAAAAGATTTTCCAAATTGATGATCATGTAGGTGTTGCTGCAGCAGGATACATACCAGATGCAAGAAGCCAAGTAGACAATGCAAGATACTTTTCTCAAAGTAATAAGATGATTTATGATGAACCAGTAGAAGTTGAAACAATCGCTAAACACTTAGCTGATCAATCTCAACAATATACACAATATGCAGGGGTAAGACCATTTGGTGTTGCATTAATTCTTGGAGGAGTCGTTAACAACAAACCACAATTGTACATGACTGATCCTAGTGGAACATACATCTCTTATGATGCAATTGCAATTGGTTCAGGTTCTGATCAAGTAACTGACTTTTTAGAGAAAACATACAAAAATGATCTTTCATTAGATGATGCATCAACATTAGCTTGTGCAGGAATTTATCTATCAAGTGAAGACAAAGAAGGAACCAGTCATATCAGAATGGCACATATCAAAACAGATTCAGGTTTGTATGAAATAGTTTCAGAAGAGCAGATTGCAAACTATGCAAAAACTGCTAAAGAAAAATATCCACACGACAAAAATTAA
- a CDS encoding DUF371 domain-containing protein — MRFEIKFSGHENIRSNHQKTIEITKESHLTPQGDCIIGVGANYACADLPQDLKDKLKQSDSNITFSIDVGKYSFTVHGKGHPDLTLTHTEDIVIRKSDFVCPRTLSVKCDKASDLLPREMVSLLQDPKTKGTFTITVD; from the coding sequence GTGAGATTCGAAATCAAATTTTCTGGACATGAAAATATTAGATCAAACCATCAAAAAACTATAGAAATTACAAAAGAATCTCATTTGACTCCTCAAGGTGATTGCATAATTGGCGTTGGTGCAAATTATGCGTGTGCTGATTTGCCTCAAGACCTAAAAGACAAACTAAAGCAATCTGATTCTAACATTACATTTTCTATTGATGTTGGAAAATACAGTTTCACTGTACACGGAAAAGGCCATCCTGATCTAACACTTACTCACACTGAAGACATTGTGATTAGAAAAAGTGATTTTGTGTGTCCTAGAACTTTGTCTGTAAAGTGTGATAAGGCATCTGATTTGTTACCTAGAGAGATGGTTTCATTATTACAAGATCCCAAAACAAAAGGCACCTTTACTATCACTGTTGATTAA
- a CDS encoding Snf7 family protein, whose product MLSNSWNKTQGESISQKVMGKVRPDEPLKNKIDYAQKKLQFQISKLEGINEKLKAKHDQIFEKIVNAQKNNKNAYAQAYAGELAQVRKMKNMVSGAKLSMEQVKLRLDTVSELGDVVVTLSPCMSIIKGLAPSLNGIMPEANASMQDLSSILGDVMSGSSVELGDTMNVGTATNADTLAILEEAQGIIAGQTKASIPDVPDSLKQQIVEKKSDIFI is encoded by the coding sequence ATGCTAAGCAACTCTTGGAACAAAACACAGGGAGAAAGTATCTCTCAAAAAGTAATGGGAAAGGTAAGACCTGACGAACCACTAAAAAACAAGATTGATTATGCGCAGAAAAAATTACAATTTCAGATTTCAAAACTAGAAGGAATAAATGAAAAACTAAAGGCAAAACATGATCAAATTTTTGAAAAAATAGTTAATGCTCAAAAAAATAACAAAAACGCCTATGCACAAGCATATGCTGGAGAATTGGCACAGGTAAGAAAGATGAAAAACATGGTTAGCGGTGCCAAACTTTCAATGGAACAAGTAAAACTTAGACTAGATACAGTATCAGAGTTGGGAGATGTAGTAGTTACACTCAGCCCATGTATGTCAATAATCAAAGGATTAGCTCCATCACTTAATGGAATCATGCCAGAGGCAAATGCATCAATGCAAGACTTGTCATCAATACTTGGCGATGTAATGTCCGGCTCATCAGTAGAGTTGGGAGACACTATGAATGTCGGTACAGCAACTAATGCAGACACATTAGCAATATTAGAAGAAGCACAAGGAATTATTGCAGGTCAGACAAAGGCCTCAATTCCAGATGTTCCAGATTCTCTCAAACAACAAATTGTTGAGAAAAAATCAGACATATTCATTTAG
- a CDS encoding redoxin family protein: MKSEIKTAIILAVAIGVGIAAINVSFSSLDQASVSNISPNDSTQIDKSGFKMAPDLVGIAHYLNTTPEELAKEMEGKVILYDIWTYSCINCIRTLPYITAWDDKYSEQGLLVIGIHSPEFEFEKDPENVKMAIDKHGINYPVVMDNDMETWKAFENRYWPRKYIADHEGYIRYDHIGEGGYQETEKIIQQLLQERSDALGIQMGADSALVDIEEFEHTLFRTPELYFGYHFAQNRNQLGSEEGFQPGKTVTYQDTEKIDLHKFYPIGMWMNQEDSMELVSDTGEIKLLYNAKEVNIVTANNAELEIYLDGDPLPEQYLGKDITSGNTLRVSEPGLYNIINSKESTSHVLEIKVKGAGFQIFTFTFG; this comes from the coding sequence ATGAAATCAGAAATTAAAACAGCAATCATTTTGGCAGTAGCAATAGGCGTAGGAATTGCAGCAATTAATGTGTCATTTTCATCACTTGATCAGGCAAGTGTGTCAAATATTTCTCCAAATGATTCTACTCAGATAGACAAATCTGGATTCAAAATGGCTCCTGACTTGGTGGGAATTGCTCATTATCTTAACACAACTCCAGAAGAACTAGCCAAAGAGATGGAAGGGAAAGTGATACTATATGACATTTGGACATATAGCTGCATCAACTGTATCAGGACACTTCCATACATTACAGCTTGGGATGACAAGTATTCAGAACAAGGATTATTGGTAATTGGAATTCATTCTCCAGAATTTGAATTTGAAAAAGATCCTGAAAATGTGAAAATGGCAATTGACAAACATGGAATCAACTATCCAGTTGTAATGGATAACGACATGGAGACTTGGAAAGCATTTGAAAACAGATACTGGCCAAGAAAATACATTGCAGACCATGAAGGATACATAAGATATGATCATATTGGAGAAGGAGGATACCAAGAGACTGAAAAAATTATTCAGCAATTACTACAAGAAAGATCAGATGCATTAGGAATTCAAATGGGAGCAGACTCTGCACTAGTTGACATTGAAGAGTTTGAACATACATTGTTTAGAACACCAGAGTTGTACTTTGGATATCATTTTGCACAAAACAGAAATCAGCTAGGCAGTGAAGAAGGATTCCAACCAGGAAAAACAGTAACATATCAAGATACTGAAAAGATAGACCTGCACAAATTCTACCCAATAGGAATGTGGATGAATCAAGAAGACAGCATGGAGTTAGTTTCAGATACTGGAGAGATAAAGCTGCTATACAATGCAAAAGAGGTAAACATTGTTACTGCAAACAATGCAGAACTTGAAATTTATCTTGATGGAGACCCACTACCTGAACAATATTTAGGAAAAGACATTACCTCAGGAAATACCCTAAGGGTTTCAGAACCAGGACTATACAACATTATCAACAGCAAAGAGAGTACATCACATGTCTTGGAGATTAAAGTCAAGGGTGCAGGCTTTCAAATATTTACATTCACCTTTGGATAG
- a CDS encoding cytochrome c biogenesis CcdA family protein — MTEITLAVAALAGLSSFVAPCILPMIPAFLAYISGTTLSELNQKDGTKTVSINRANIVLNSVFFVLGFSVVFSTLGVIINSTLSSASGELLSGLNQIGGIIIVGFGIFLLLSMKINRLNLEKKFFPKRSKASYPMSFVFGLAFAAGWTPCVGPILGTILTLAATTPSVAFNLLLVYSLGLGIPFILIGVFYSRANKIIRSMSRHLKYYNIVLGGFIVILGILVYTNQLAYIANFPLLNELLFLG; from the coding sequence GTGACAGAAATAACTCTGGCAGTTGCAGCATTAGCAGGATTAAGCTCATTTGTAGCTCCATGTATCTTGCCAATGATTCCAGCGTTTCTTGCATACATTTCAGGCACCACACTTTCAGAACTGAACCAAAAAGATGGGACAAAAACAGTTTCAATTAACAGAGCAAACATTGTTTTAAATTCAGTATTTTTTGTACTTGGTTTTTCTGTAGTATTTTCAACATTGGGAGTAATAATCAACAGTACGCTTTCATCAGCTTCTGGAGAACTGCTAAGCGGACTAAACCAGATTGGGGGAATAATTATTGTAGGATTTGGAATATTTTTACTTCTTTCAATGAAGATTAACAGATTGAATCTCGAAAAGAAATTTTTCCCAAAAAGATCAAAAGCAAGTTATCCAATGTCATTTGTTTTTGGATTGGCATTTGCAGCAGGATGGACACCATGTGTAGGTCCAATTTTGGGTACAATACTTACACTTGCAGCAACAACTCCATCAGTTGCATTTAATCTGCTCTTAGTGTATTCATTGGGACTAGGAATTCCATTCATTTTGATTGGAGTGTTTTATTCCAGAGCAAACAAAATAATTCGTTCAATGAGTAGACATCTAAAATATTACAACATTGTCTTGGGAGGATTTATTGTGATTTTGGGAATTCTAGTTTACACAAATCAACTGGCATATATTGCCAACTTTCCACTTCTCAATGAATTATTATTTTTAGGATGA
- a CDS encoding aminotransferase class I/II-fold pyridoxal phosphate-dependent enzyme has protein sequence MKKLASRHKLDFVDTELHAIKQNNLYRKLNYGKVHGAHITINGKKLLNLCSNDYLGIPTTRIKINQLQSSSRLVSGNDESYRKLEKVLAKHKSQQNSLIYPTGYMANLGSISAIAKKGDLILSDELNHASIIESCKLTDAKISIYKHNDMKDLQTKLKQKGKNKFVITEGIFSMDGDMSNLKQITEIAEKTNAITIVDDAHGDFVVGKDGKGTPNHFKVGKKIDLYISSLSKGLGSFGGYVAAKNNVVDLCINKSKSFIYTSALPAFLVEHSLKRLESDREKQKKKLEENTKKLSNGLREIGFDINSKSQIIPIIIGNEKSAMDFGKFLLENGVFAQPIRYPTVPKNQARLRISVTAWLKDNDIEKALEIFKKAYVKFC, from the coding sequence TTGAAAAAATTGGCCTCCAGGCATAAACTTGACTTTGTAGATACAGAGTTACATGCAATAAAACAAAATAACCTTTATCGAAAACTGAATTACGGAAAAGTACACGGTGCACACATTACAATTAATGGAAAAAAACTTCTCAATTTATGCTCAAATGACTATCTAGGAATTCCAACAACAAGGATCAAAATCAATCAGCTCCAATCAAGCTCCAGGCTAGTTTCAGGAAATGATGAATCGTACAGAAAATTAGAAAAAGTACTTGCAAAACACAAATCACAACAAAACAGTTTGATATATCCCACAGGATACATGGCAAACCTAGGGTCAATTTCTGCAATAGCAAAAAAAGGAGACTTGATTCTCAGTGATGAATTAAATCATGCAAGTATAATTGAGTCATGTAAACTAACTGATGCCAAAATTTCAATTTACAAGCATAATGATATGAAAGATTTGCAAACCAAACTAAAACAAAAAGGAAAAAACAAGTTTGTGATAACTGAAGGAATATTTAGTATGGATGGAGACATGTCTAATCTTAAACAAATTACTGAAATTGCGGAAAAAACCAATGCAATAACAATTGTAGATGATGCACATGGAGATTTTGTAGTTGGTAAAGATGGCAAAGGGACACCAAATCATTTCAAAGTTGGAAAAAAAATTGATTTGTACATCAGTAGTCTAAGCAAAGGATTAGGATCCTTTGGAGGATACGTTGCAGCAAAAAACAATGTCGTTGATTTGTGCATAAACAAATCAAAATCATTTATCTATACGTCAGCACTTCCTGCATTTCTTGTAGAACATTCATTAAAAAGATTAGAATCAGATAGAGAAAAACAAAAAAAGAAGCTAGAAGAAAATACAAAAAAATTATCAAATGGACTCAGAGAGATTGGTTTTGATATAAATTCAAAATCCCAGATAATCCCAATCATCATAGGAAATGAAAAATCAGCAATGGACTTTGGAAAATTCTTACTTGAGAATGGAGTGTTTGCCCAGCCAATCAGATATCCAACAGTACCAAAAAATCAGGCCAGGCTGAGAATCTCAGTTACAGCATGGCTAAAAGACAATGATATCGAAAAAGCACTTGAAATATTCAAGAAGGCATACGTGAAATTTTGCTAA
- the bioB gene encoding biotin synthase BioB: protein MDTLNFIKECQEKVFSGNHITAEDAEKLLNIPEENLKDLARCANEITRDFNGEKVDVEQLNNIKKNACSEDCTFCGQSAFFDTGIETYQLPSPEEVVSKAKKAKEEGAESYCLVAAWREPSKTDFEKVCKIITEINDKVGISVECSLGFLTPEQAVKLKELKVKRYNHNLETAKSKFPEICTTHTYEDRLKTLDIARDAGLELCTGGIIGLGETREQRLELTLEIARLFPEEVTINILVPVPGTPLELQTNLPNSEIVRMFSVIRFLLPESVIKISGGRETNLDDSGEELLQSGANGIITAGYLTMDGNEAEKDRKMIEKIGLQA, encoded by the coding sequence ATGGATACCCTAAATTTCATAAAAGAATGCCAAGAGAAGGTGTTTTCTGGAAATCACATTACTGCAGAAGATGCTGAAAAACTACTAAACATTCCAGAAGAGAATCTAAAAGATCTGGCAAGATGTGCAAATGAAATTACCAGGGACTTTAATGGTGAAAAAGTAGACGTCGAACAATTAAACAATATTAAAAAAAACGCATGCAGTGAAGACTGTACATTTTGTGGACAATCTGCATTTTTTGACACAGGAATAGAAACATACCAATTACCATCACCCGAAGAAGTGGTATCCAAAGCTAAAAAAGCAAAAGAAGAAGGTGCAGAATCATATTGTCTTGTTGCAGCATGGCGTGAACCATCAAAGACAGATTTTGAAAAAGTTTGCAAGATAATTACAGAGATTAATGACAAAGTTGGGATTAGTGTAGAGTGTAGTTTGGGATTTCTCACACCAGAACAAGCTGTAAAACTAAAAGAACTCAAAGTAAAAAGATATAATCACAATTTAGAAACTGCAAAATCAAAATTTCCAGAAATTTGCACTACCCACACATATGAAGACAGGTTAAAGACATTGGATATTGCAAGAGATGCAGGCTTAGAGTTGTGCACTGGTGGAATTATTGGATTAGGTGAAACAAGAGAGCAGAGGTTGGAGTTAACACTAGAGATTGCAAGACTGTTTCCAGAAGAAGTTACAATTAACATACTAGTTCCAGTTCCAGGAACTCCATTAGAACTACAAACAAATTTACCAAATTCTGAAATTGTCAGAATGTTTTCTGTGATCAGATTCCTATTACCTGAATCAGTAATCAAAATTTCTGGAGGAAGAGAGACAAATCTTGATGATTCTGGCGAAGAATTACTTCAAAGTGGTGCAAATGGAATCATTACTGCAGGTTATCTCACAATGGATGGAAACGAGGCTGAAAAAGACCGTAAAATGATTGAAAAAATTGGCCTCCAGGCATAA
- a CDS encoding vWA domain-containing protein produces MAGFDNSYILIFLLVIPGLFYLYNKILTKKKKAAIQFSNLSYIKSAIGNKKKTKRDSLLFYISIAVIALMIIGFADPHVPLEQTKEGVNVVLVIDVSGSMQANDYPPNRLESAKSSAEILLQSLQPKDNAGIVTFETGATTAAYLSPYKDKVIEKLQDILPREGKTAIGDGLSLGIDMATSVPNKQKVVILLSDGVNNAGVITPMEAIAFAKSNDIQVYTIGLGSEEKVVLGYDFFGRAQYAELDEATLKAIAENTGGKYFKSIDSQTLENIYKNISKDIKREKEDTSIKDWFFVASLGLFFAQIYIRYGKGRIIQ; encoded by the coding sequence ATGGCAGGATTTGACAATTCTTACATTCTAATTTTTCTTTTAGTAATTCCTGGATTATTTTATTTATACAATAAAATTCTAACAAAAAAGAAAAAAGCTGCAATACAATTTAGTAATTTATCATACATCAAATCTGCTATAGGTAACAAGAAAAAAACTAAACGTGATTCTCTATTATTTTACATATCCATTGCAGTTATCGCATTGATGATAATTGGATTTGCTGATCCTCATGTACCATTAGAGCAAACAAAAGAAGGAGTCAATGTTGTTTTGGTAATTGATGTTTCTGGAAGTATGCAGGCAAACGATTATCCTCCAAACAGATTAGAGTCGGCAAAAAGTTCTGCTGAGATTTTATTACAATCCCTTCAACCAAAAGATAATGCAGGTATTGTAACCTTTGAAACTGGAGCTACTACTGCAGCTTATCTTAGTCCATACAAAGACAAAGTCATAGAAAAACTTCAAGACATCTTACCACGAGAGGGCAAGACTGCAATCGGCGATGGGCTTAGTCTTGGTATCGATATGGCAACATCTGTTCCAAATAAACAAAAAGTGGTAATCCTTCTTAGTGATGGTGTCAACAACGCAGGCGTGATTACCCCTATGGAGGCAATCGCTTTTGCCAAATCAAATGATATCCAGGTCTATACGATTGGATTAGGCTCAGAAGAGAAGGTGGTTCTGGGATATGATTTCTTTGGTAGGGCTCAATATGCAGAACTAGATGAGGCTACACTAAAGGCAATTGCAGAAAATACTGGTGGCAAATATTTTAAATCAATTGATTCTCAGACTCTAGAAAATATTTACAAAAATATTAGCAAAGACATCAAACGAGAAAAAGAAGACACTAGCATAAAAGACTGGTTCTTTGTAGCATCACTTGGATTATTCTTTGCTCAAATTTACATAAGATATGGAAAAGGGAGGATCATTCAATGA
- a CDS encoding DUF58 domain-containing protein, translated as MSQTKTILKKIKKLDIKTKQLVDGIITGNYNSVFKGQGIEFSEIRDYRAGDDIRAIDWKVTARFNHPYIKEFIEERDLQVYFVIDVSGSGSFGTNISKKEKSLEIIASLMFAALRNNDGVGVFLVTDNVEKFIPVRKGRKHVLKLLDVISNFTPNSAKTSLKTPLERVSQTIKRKSIVFVISDFIDNSDYLKPLKILRKRHDVIALRIIDPREKEIPDVGLIELEDEESGEQLLVDTSDEDFRNSYSRLVAENDSRFLTNMMKNKVDTISLLTDQNYSIPLKKILQKKVRKNGRI; from the coding sequence ATGTCTCAAACAAAAACAATCTTAAAAAAAATCAAAAAGTTAGATATTAAAACAAAACAACTAGTTGATGGAATAATCACAGGTAACTACAATTCTGTTTTTAAAGGACAAGGAATTGAATTTTCTGAAATTAGAGATTACAGAGCAGGAGATGACATACGAGCAATTGATTGGAAAGTAACTGCAAGATTTAATCACCCTTACATCAAAGAGTTTATTGAAGAAAGGGATCTTCAAGTCTATTTTGTTATAGATGTGTCTGGTTCTGGCAGTTTTGGAACAAACATCTCCAAGAAGGAAAAATCTCTTGAGATTATTGCCAGTCTGATGTTTGCAGCATTAAGAAATAACGACGGTGTAGGTGTTTTTTTAGTTACAGATAATGTTGAGAAATTCATTCCTGTAAGAAAGGGTAGAAAACATGTCCTGAAATTATTGGATGTTATCTCCAATTTTACGCCTAATTCGGCAAAAACTAGCCTAAAAACCCCCCTAGAGCGAGTATCTCAGACAATAAAACGAAAAAGTATTGTTTTTGTAATTTCTGATTTTATTGATAACAGTGACTATCTAAAACCTCTCAAAATATTGCGTAAACGTCATGATGTAATAGCCTTGAGAATTATTGATCCCAGAGAGAAAGAAATTCCAGACGTTGGGCTGATAGAATTAGAAGATGAGGAATCAGGAGAACAACTCTTAGTTGATACTTCTGATGAAGATTTTAGAAACTCGTACAGTAGGTTGGTTGCTGAAAATGATTCAAGATTTCTAACAAATATGATGAAAAACAAAGTTGATACAATTTCACTATTAACTGATCAAAACTATTCAATCCCTCTAAAAAAAATTCTTCAAAAGAAGGTAAGAAAAAATGGCAGGATTTGA
- a CDS encoding AAA family ATPase, giving the protein MSQEINTLTNQAEDFSIPLKNLQKEISKIIVGQDQIIRKLVIALLSKGHVLLEGVPGLAKTLLVQTLSDCIDSKFVRLQFTPDLLPADITGTKIYDHESTSFKTIKGPIFSNFILADEINRAPPKVQSALLEAMQEHQVSIQGETYPLEQPFFVMATQNPVESEGTYKLPEAQVDRFMFKLLITYPNIEQESEIIQRFTEGISYNAAKIMSAEELLQMQQFVPKIYADEKIRKYISQIVDATRFPEKYDLPLTDQIEYGASPRASIWLTISAKANALLHGRGYVIPEDVQDVTYDVLRHRIILTYEAESEEITSDNVIQKILEKIKIP; this is encoded by the coding sequence ATGAGTCAAGAAATTAACACATTAACTAATCAAGCTGAAGATTTCTCCATACCTCTTAAAAACCTCCAAAAGGAAATCTCAAAAATAATTGTAGGTCAAGATCAAATTATTAGAAAACTAGTGATTGCATTACTATCAAAAGGTCATGTTTTGCTTGAGGGGGTTCCTGGTTTGGCCAAAACATTACTTGTCCAAACTTTGTCTGACTGCATTGATTCTAAATTCGTTAGATTGCAATTCACCCCAGATCTTTTACCTGCAGACATTACAGGAACTAAAATTTATGATCATGAATCCACATCTTTTAAGACAATAAAGGGACCAATATTCTCAAATTTTATACTTGCAGATGAGATAAATCGTGCCCCTCCAAAGGTACAATCGGCATTACTTGAAGCAATGCAAGAACATCAAGTTAGCATTCAAGGCGAAACATATCCATTAGAACAGCCTTTTTTTGTAATGGCTACACAAAATCCAGTAGAATCCGAAGGCACTTACAAATTACCTGAGGCACAAGTGGACCGTTTCATGTTCAAGCTTTTAATCACATATCCAAACATAGAACAAGAATCTGAAATAATCCAAAGATTTACTGAAGGAATTTCATATAATGCTGCAAAAATTATGTCTGCCGAAGAATTATTGCAAATGCAGCAATTTGTACCAAAAATTTATGCTGATGAGAAAATTCGAAAATATATTTCACAAATTGTTGATGCTACAAGATTTCCTGAAAAGTATGATCTTCCTTTAACTGATCAAATAGAATATGGAGCTTCTCCTAGAGCCTCAATCTGGTTAACAATTTCTGCAAAAGCAAATGCCTTGTTACATGGACGAGGATATGTAATTCCTGAAGATGTTCAAGATGTTACATATGATGTTTTACGACACAGAATAATTTTGACCTATGAGGCAGAATCTGAAGAAATAACATCTGATAACGTGATACAAAAAATACTAGAAAAAATCAAGATTCCTTAA